The proteins below are encoded in one region of Tachypleus tridentatus isolate NWPU-2018 chromosome 4, ASM421037v1, whole genome shotgun sequence:
- the LOC143249447 gene encoding protein Churchill-like isoform X2, whose amino-acid sequence MCLDTGSYLLNFRKCNFCDHKEEMQVMNKQQNGQDSEEEFVTYEHVCSHCNHVIASHEYCFRVDGDFQEYEMDCMLCGRGEDVVTILPDDMHVEQEL is encoded by the exons ATGTGCTTGGATACAGGCTCTTATCTTTTAAACttcagaaaatgtaatttttgtgaCCATAAGGAAGAAATGCAAGTTATGAACAAGCAACAAAATGGCCAGGACTCAGAAGAAGAGTTTGTAACATATGAAC ATGTTTGCTCCCATTGTAACCATGTAATAGCGAGTCATGAGTACTGTTTCAGGGTGGATGGTGATTTTCAG GAGTATGAGATGGACTGTATGCTGTGTGGGAGAGGTGAAGATGTAGTAACCATTCTTCCTGATGATATGCATGTGGAACAAGAATTATGA
- the LOC143249446 gene encoding sarcospan-like isoform X1 has product MKTQAEIAQVKTMKYWKVFAALTFLQLILGITITILAIKASEFSTSLGARDLPLWASGPLVVSGCIGVLFVLGCRNSFSENTSVFVTKGISYLMSCLSVVLCFVAATFNSIHVVLYLENFYSCTDSEDHSACICLKGTQPLHIVYTYEDISCEGVFNGLYKVFIVLAVLNSLGGLTCLCYVILLWSTRYNYIYGGVTGSDCNELA; this is encoded by the exons ATGAAGACACAAGCAGAAATTGCTCAG GTAAAAACTATGAAATACTGGAAAGTGTTTGCTGCACTAACTTTCCTTCAGCTAATCTTAGGGATAACTATCACTATATTAGCTATCAAAGCATCAGAGTTTTCAACATCTCTTGGAGCCAGAGACCTTCCACTGTGGGCATCAGGTCCT CTTGTAGTGTCTGGCTGTATTGGAGTCTTGTTTGTACTGGGATGTCGGAACAGCTTTTCAGAGAATACTTCTGTTTTTGTAACAAAG GGCATTAGCTACCTCATGTCTTGCTtgagtgtagttttgtgctttgtGGCAGCTACCTTCAATAGCATTCACGTGGTACTCTATCTTGAGAATTTCTACTCTTGCACGGACAGTGAGGACCACTCTGCTTGTATTTGTTTGAAAGGAACTCAACCACTACACATTGTTTATACCTATGAAGACATTTCTTGTGAGGGTGTATTTAATGGTCTTTACAAGGTCTTTATTGTTTTAGCAGTGTTAAACAGTTTAGGTGGGCTTACATGCCTGTGTTATGTGATCTTGTTGTGGAGTACTcgctataattatatttatggtgGTGTGACTGGGAGTGATTGTAATGAACTTGCTTAA
- the LOC143249447 gene encoding protein Churchill-like isoform X1, protein MCEDCVKEEYPDRGRMCLDTGSYLLNFRKCNFCDHKEEMQVMNKQQNGQDSEEEFVTYEHVCSHCNHVIASHEYCFRVDGDFQEYEMDCMLCGRGEDVVTILPDDMHVEQEL, encoded by the exons ATGTGTGAAGACTGTGTTAAAGAAGAGTACCCTGACCGA GGCCGAATGTGCTTGGATACAGGCTCTTATCTTTTAAACttcagaaaatgtaatttttgtgaCCATAAGGAAGAAATGCAAGTTATGAACAAGCAACAAAATGGCCAGGACTCAGAAGAAGAGTTTGTAACATATGAAC ATGTTTGCTCCCATTGTAACCATGTAATAGCGAGTCATGAGTACTGTTTCAGGGTGGATGGTGATTTTCAG GAGTATGAGATGGACTGTATGCTGTGTGGGAGAGGTGAAGATGTAGTAACCATTCTTCCTGATGATATGCATGTGGAACAAGAATTATGA
- the LOC143249446 gene encoding sarcospan-like isoform X2: MKYWKVFAALTFLQLILGITITILAIKASEFSTSLGARDLPLWASGPLVVSGCIGVLFVLGCRNSFSENTSVFVTKGISYLMSCLSVVLCFVAATFNSIHVVLYLENFYSCTDSEDHSACICLKGTQPLHIVYTYEDISCEGVFNGLYKVFIVLAVLNSLGGLTCLCYVILLWSTRYNYIYGGVTGSDCNELA; the protein is encoded by the exons ATGAAATACTGGAAAGTGTTTGCTGCACTAACTTTCCTTCAGCTAATCTTAGGGATAACTATCACTATATTAGCTATCAAAGCATCAGAGTTTTCAACATCTCTTGGAGCCAGAGACCTTCCACTGTGGGCATCAGGTCCT CTTGTAGTGTCTGGCTGTATTGGAGTCTTGTTTGTACTGGGATGTCGGAACAGCTTTTCAGAGAATACTTCTGTTTTTGTAACAAAG GGCATTAGCTACCTCATGTCTTGCTtgagtgtagttttgtgctttgtGGCAGCTACCTTCAATAGCATTCACGTGGTACTCTATCTTGAGAATTTCTACTCTTGCACGGACAGTGAGGACCACTCTGCTTGTATTTGTTTGAAAGGAACTCAACCACTACACATTGTTTATACCTATGAAGACATTTCTTGTGAGGGTGTATTTAATGGTCTTTACAAGGTCTTTATTGTTTTAGCAGTGTTAAACAGTTTAGGTGGGCTTACATGCCTGTGTTATGTGATCTTGTTGTGGAGTACTcgctataattatatttatggtgGTGTGACTGGGAGTGATTGTAATGAACTTGCTTAA